In the genome of Microcoleus sp. bin38.metabat.b11b12b14.051, the window CGATCGCCCAAAAATGCCGATCGCCTGTTAAGCGCCCTGAAAGACGCACAAGCCAGAATTGTCAAACCTCACACTGTCAGCGAATTACGCCAGGAAGTCAACTCGTAATTGAGACTGACTCCATACCAGCCAATTCAGCAACAATTCCCTCATCCTGACAGCTAAAACCTGTTCCAAACTCAGTATACTGCCGCACTTGAGGATGGCGAAAACCCAGTACAATATCTTCTTTCGGAACACCTGCTGCTAGTAAATCGGTAGCCACTCCTTCTTCAGTATCATCATATTGAATCCAGATTTTACCCTCGATTAAATTGATGTGAATTGGTGTAGCATGAAGATAATTGTCCTCATTCCAGCCAATATCCAAGACTAAGTAACCTCCTTGTTCATCATCAAATAACAGTTGAGACTGATAGCCGTCAGGTATAGTATTGCGGAAGTTAGCGTGTTCCCGAAGTATGGTTTTGATAATCTTTTGGTATTTCAATTGGGTATCCATTGAAGTATTTCCTCACTTTCTTTATCAAAAACAATCAGTTTAACAATCTGATTTTTTAGTAAAACTTGCCCTAATTCTATGGTAAATACGCTTTTGAAAGCAGACCGAGAAATTGCTAGATAGAGATTTCTATCGATCTGCATTTCATTAAGCACTTGGCGGTAAAGAACATACTGTCCCAAAGCTTGCTCCAAATCCTTTACATCCGATCGCC includes:
- a CDS encoding XisI protein, which produces MDTQLKYQKIIKTILREHANFRNTIPDGYQSQLLFDDEQGGYLVLDIGWNEDNYLHATPIHINLIEGKIWIQYDDTEEGVATDLLAAGVPKEDIVLGFRHPQVRQYTEFGTGFSCQDEGIVAELAGMESVSITS
- a CDS encoding element excision factor XisH family protein — its product is MSAKDIYHNTVKRALQKDGWTITHDPFPLQIGRKRLSADLGAERLINAEKGTEKIIVEVKSFVGRSDVKDLEQALGQYVLYRQVLNEMQIDRNLYLAISRSAFKSVFTIELGQVLLKNQIVKLIVFDKESEEILQWIPN